The following coding sequences lie in one uncultured Bacteroides sp. genomic window:
- a CDS encoding phosphatase PAP2 family protein, translated as MKRLFLLAIATFLVLGCNAQNWDINTLKKINGIDNSFVTGSSKVISKTEPYIALGIPLLLGGYALMEKDRGLLNSAIYIGTSVAEAVVVTSGIKYAVNRDRPFEHCPDLIEKRASASSASFPSAHTATAFSLATSLSIKYPKWYVIAPSYIWACSVGFARMNEGVHYPSDVIAGAAIGSGCAVVNVYVNKWLNKWLLPNSSLKLADY; from the coding sequence ATGAAACGACTTTTCTTATTAGCAATTGCAACCTTTCTTGTTTTAGGGTGTAATGCTCAGAATTGGGACATTAATACATTAAAGAAAATTAATGGGATTGATAATAGTTTTGTGACCGGAAGTAGTAAAGTGATTTCAAAAACTGAGCCTTATATTGCTTTGGGAATTCCATTATTGTTAGGTGGTTACGCTTTGATGGAGAAAGATCGTGGATTGTTGAATAGTGCGATTTATATAGGCACCAGTGTTGCAGAAGCGGTTGTAGTAACTTCTGGAATAAAATATGCGGTAAACCGCGATCGTCCCTTTGAACATTGTCCCGATTTAATTGAAAAGAGAGCATCAGCTTCGAGTGCTTCCTTTCCTTCTGCACATACTGCTACAGCTTTTTCTCTAGCTACATCTCTCAGTATTAAGTACCCTAAATGGTATGTAATTGCCCCAAGTTACATTTGGGCATGTTCGGTTGGGTTTGCAAGAATGAATGAAGGGGTACATTATCCTTCTGATGTTATTGCTGGTGCTGCTATTGGTTCCGGATGTGCTGTTGTCAATGTGTATGTAAACAAATGGCTAAATAAATGGCTTCTTCCTAACTCTTCTCTTAAGCTTGCAGATTATTGA
- a CDS encoding succinate dehydrogenase/fumarate reductase cytochrome b subunit translates to MWLTDSSVGRKVVMSVSGLFLVLFLTFHMAMNLVAVFSEGGYNMVCEFLGANWYALAGTLVLAAGFAVHIIYAFWLTMQNRKARGNESYAVVEKPKNVEWASQNMLVLGIIVILFFVLHLAQFWFKMQFVEISGLESINATPQDGAALIRETFANPLFAALYLVWFVAIWFHLTHGFWSALQTLGWSNKIWFERWKCISNIFATVIFLGFALVVVVFYVKSIIG, encoded by the coding sequence ATGTGGTTAACTGATTCATCTGTAGGAAGGAAAGTAGTCATGAGCGTATCAGGACTATTCCTCGTCCTTTTTCTAACATTTCACATGGCGATGAACCTTGTGGCGGTTTTCTCTGAAGGCGGCTACAACATGGTTTGTGAGTTCTTGGGAGCAAATTGGTATGCTTTAGCTGGTACTCTGGTTTTAGCTGCTGGTTTTGCGGTTCACATCATTTACGCATTTTGGCTGACAATGCAAAATCGCAAAGCTCGCGGTAATGAAAGCTATGCAGTAGTAGAAAAGCCAAAAAATGTAGAATGGGCATCTCAAAACATGTTAGTTTTGGGTATTATTGTTATTCTTTTCTTCGTTCTTCACCTTGCACAATTCTGGTTCAAAATGCAGTTTGTTGAAATTAGTGGTCTTGAGAGCATCAATGCTACTCCACAGGATGGTGCTGCATTAATAAGAGAAACATTTGCAAATCCTTTATTTGCTGCTCTCTATCTAGTTTGGTTTGTTGCAATCTGGTTCCATCTTACTCACGGTTTCTGGAGTGCTCTTCAAACATTGGGTTGGAGCAATAAGATCTGGTTCGAACGTTGGAAATGCATTTCAAACATCTTTGCAACTGTAATCTTCTTAGGTTTTGCCTTAGTAGTAGTAGTTTTCTATGTAAAAAGCATAATAGGTTAA
- a CDS encoding fumarate reductase/succinate dehydrogenase flavoprotein subunit, with amino-acid sequence MTKIDSKIPEGPLAEKWSNYKAHQKLVNPANKRRLDIIVVGTGLAGASAAASLGEMGFKVLNFCIQDSPRRAHSIAAQGGINAAKNYQNDGDSVYRLFYDTIKGGDYRARESNVYRLAEVSNAIIDQCVAQGVPFAREYGGLLDNRSFGGAQVSRTFYAKGQTGQQLLLGAYSALSRQINKGTVKLYTRHEMLDLVIIEGRARGIIARDLVTGKIERYAAHAVVIGTGGYGNTYFLSTNAMASNGSAAIQCYKKGAYFANPCYVQIHPTCIPVHGDVQSKLTLMSESLRNDGRIWVPKKLEDAKAIQAGTLKATQIAEADRDYYLERRYPAFGNLVPRDVASRAAKERCDKGFGVNNTGLAVFLDFSEAIGRLGEDVVRARYGNLFDMYEEITNENPYKSPMMIFPAIHYTMGGIWVDYELMTSIPGLFAIGEANFSDHGANRLGASALMQGLADGYFVLPYTIQNYLSNQIQVPRFSTDLPEFVEAEKAVVDKINKIKNINGKHTVDTIHKKLGHIMWEFVGMGRTKETLETAIIRLKEVKKDFWSNVRIPGDVNDQNVELEKAVRLADFIETGLLMAYDGLNREESCGGHFREEHQTPEGEALRNDQDFSYVACWKYTGEDSKPELIKEDLNYEFTKVQTRNYKA; translated from the coding sequence ATGACTAAGATAGATTCAAAAATTCCTGAAGGCCCATTGGCTGAGAAATGGAGTAACTATAAAGCTCATCAAAAACTCGTAAACCCTGCAAACAAACGCCGTTTAGACATTATCGTAGTTGGTACTGGTCTTGCCGGAGCATCAGCTGCCGCTTCACTTGGCGAAATGGGTTTCAAAGTATTAAACTTCTGTATCCAGGATTCTCCTCGTCGTGCTCACTCAATCGCAGCACAAGGAGGTATCAATGCTGCTAAGAACTATCAAAATGACGGTGACTCTGTATACCGTTTATTCTATGATACAATCAAAGGTGGAGACTACCGTGCCCGCGAATCAAACGTTTACCGTTTAGCTGAAGTATCCAACGCTATTATTGACCAATGCGTAGCTCAAGGAGTTCCTTTCGCTCGTGAATATGGTGGTTTGCTTGACAACCGTTCTTTCGGTGGTGCACAGGTTTCACGTACATTCTACGCTAAAGGCCAAACAGGACAGCAATTATTGCTTGGAGCTTATTCAGCATTGAGCCGTCAGATAAACAAAGGTACTGTAAAGTTATACACTCGTCACGAAATGCTTGACCTTGTAATCATTGAAGGCCGTGCACGTGGTATTATTGCCCGCGACCTTGTTACAGGAAAAATCGAACGTTATGCAGCACATGCAGTAGTTATCGGTACCGGTGGTTACGGAAACACATATTTCCTTTCTACAAATGCAATGGCTTCTAATGGTTCTGCAGCAATACAATGTTATAAGAAAGGTGCTTATTTTGCTAACCCATGTTACGTACAAATTCACCCAACTTGTATTCCTGTTCACGGAGATGTTCAGTCTAAACTAACATTGATGTCTGAATCACTTCGTAACGATGGTCGTATCTGGGTTCCTAAGAAACTGGAAGATGCTAAAGCAATTCAGGCTGGTACATTAAAAGCGACTCAAATAGCTGAAGCAGACCGTGACTACTACCTGGAACGCAGATATCCTGCATTCGGTAATCTTGTTCCTCGTGACGTTGCCTCTCGTGCTGCTAAAGAACGTTGCGACAAAGGTTTCGGAGTTAACAACACTGGTTTAGCTGTATTCCTTGATTTCTCTGAAGCTATTGGCCGTCTAGGCGAAGATGTTGTAAGAGCACGCTACGGTAACTTATTTGATATGTATGAAGAGATCACCAATGAAAACCCATATAAGAGCCCAATGATGATTTTCCCTGCTATCCACTACACAATGGGTGGTATCTGGGTTGATTATGAATTGATGACTTCTATCCCTGGATTGTTTGCTATCGGTGAAGCTAACTTCTCTGATCACGGAGCTAACCGTCTAGGTGCTTCTGCTTTGATGCAAGGTTTAGCTGACGGATACTTCGTATTACCTTACACAATTCAGAACTATTTATCTAACCAGATTCAGGTTCCACGCTTCTCTACTGACCTTCCAGAATTCGTTGAAGCAGAAAAAGCTGTTGTTGATAAGATTAATAAGATCAAGAACATCAATGGTAAGCACACTGTTGACACTATTCACAAAAAACTTGGTCACATCATGTGGGAATTCGTTGGTATGGGACGTACCAAAGAAACTTTGGAAACAGCCATAATCAGACTGAAAGAAGTGAAAAAAGACTTCTGGTCTAATGTTCGTATTCCTGGAGATGTAAACGACCAGAATGTAGAACTTGAAAAGGCAGTACGTTTAGCAGACTTTATTGAAACCGGTCTGTTGATGGCTTATGATGGATTGAACCGTGAAGAATCTTGCGGTGGACACTTCCGTGAAGAACATCAGACACCAGAAGGTGAAGCTTTACGTAATGACCAAGACTTCTCATACGTAGCTTGCTGGAAATATACCGGTGAAGACTCTAAACCAGAGTTGATTAAGGAAGATTTGAACTATGAATTCACTAAAGTTCAAACACGTAATTACAAAGCATAA
- a CDS encoding succinate dehydrogenase/fumarate reductase iron-sulfur subunit, whose amino-acid sequence MEKIINFTLKVWRQKGPKAKGAFESYQMENISGDTSFLEMLDILNEKLINEGKEPVVFDHDCREGICGMCSLYINGHPHGPATGATTCQMYIRRFDDGDTITVEPWRSAGFPVIRDLMVDRNAFDKIMQAGGYVSINTGGVPDANAIAIPKPIADEAMDAASCIGCGACVAACKNGSAMLFVSAKVSQLSLLPQGKVEAGRRAKAMLSKMDELGFGNCTNTRACEAECPKSISISNIARLNRDLIIAKLTD is encoded by the coding sequence ATGGAAAAAATTATAAATTTCACGCTAAAGGTTTGGCGTCAAAAAGGTCCGAAAGCTAAAGGTGCTTTTGAATCATATCAAATGGAAAACATTTCGGGTGATACCTCATTTCTTGAAATGCTTGACATCCTGAATGAAAAACTTATCAATGAAGGTAAAGAACCAGTCGTATTTGACCATGACTGCCGCGAAGGAATCTGCGGAATGTGTTCACTTTACATTAACGGACATCCACACGGACCTGCAACCGGAGCAACAACTTGCCAAATGTACATACGTCGTTTTGATGATGGAGATACTATCACAGTAGAGCCATGGCGTTCTGCAGGTTTCCCTGTTATCCGTGACTTGATGGTAGACCGTAATGCATTTGATAAGATTATGCAAGCTGGTGGTTACGTATCAATAAATACTGGTGGTGTTCCTGATGCTAATGCAATTGCTATTCCAAAGCCAATTGCTGACGAAGCAATGGATGCAGCATCTTGTATCGGTTGTGGCGCTTGTGTTGCAGCTTGTAAAAATGGTTCAGCTATGTTGTTCGTTTCTGCAAAAGTAAGTCAGTTATCTCTTCTTCCTCAAGGAAAAGTTGAAGCTGGTCGCCGCGCTAAAGCAATGCTTTCAAAAATGGACGAACTTGGTTTCGGTAACTGTACCAACACCAGAGCATGCGAAGCTGAATGTCCTAAGTCTATTTCAATCAGTAACATTGCAAGATTGAACCGTGACTTAATCATAGCTAAACTGACAGATTAA